A genome region from Fusarium musae strain F31 chromosome 5, whole genome shotgun sequence includes the following:
- a CDS encoding hypothetical protein (EggNog:ENOG41): MPANTPATCRQARSPTVDSQRLKKRESDRKAQRVSRERTKSRIAYLEDLVQKLSSGDDHDKTLSLMAQLSEVTKQRDSLVRFLDSTSLSFTRRLSEAKKWESSTASQEQPQEKQPSVSGSVSRESPAAMPGLLETPLAGNELNLFSPEFTGILPGDMALEGGQACMNLDSATYSASHSHAADEKTSAVSSSCDCTSSETRRLSDGSVVSRNIWQAGNQVLEGPPGHLSTSMLDLEYEASEDVPVRVVLYGWDHLEQSGRMTPLWRRIRHLDEICFSACGQVERLAVIHMVHRYMRAYADPTSANISTILPRWYMKSPTQDISGHPAVDYFAW, translated from the exons ATGCCCGCAAACACCCCTGCCACCTGTAGACAGGCTCGGTCGCCCACTGTCGACTCCCAAaggctcaagaagagggagtCTGACCGCAAGGCCCAGCGCGTCTCGCGCGAGAGGACCAAGAGTCGCATTGCATATCTCGAGGACCTCGTACAGAAGCTGAGTAGCGGAGACGATCACGATAAaaccttgtccttgatggCTCAGCTGTCCGAGGTGACGAAGCAGCGTGACTCCCTGGTTCGCTTTCTCGATTCTACGTCTCTGTCCTTTACTAGGCGTCTCTCCGAAGCTAAAAAGTGGGAGAGTAGCACTGCATCCCAAGAACAACCTCAAGAAAAGCAACCAAGCGTGTCGGGTTCTGTCTCCAGGGAATCTCCGGCAGCAATGCCGGGCTTGCTGGAGACACCTCTGGCCGGCAACGAGCTGAATCTGTTTTCGCCCGAGTTCACCGGGATCCTCCCGGGTGATATGGCATTAGAAGGCGGCCAGGCCTGTATGAATCTTGACTCTGCAACGTACAGTGCATCGCATAGTCACGCCGCCGATGAGAAGACTTCAGCAGTATCATCGTCCTGCGATTGCACTTCTTCAGAGACAAGGCGCCTTTCGGACGGATCGGTAGTCAGCCGTAATATATGGCAGGCGGGCAATCAGGTCTTAGAAGGACCCCCTGGACACCTATCAACCTCGATGCTTGATTTAGAGTACGAAGCTAGCGAAGATGTCCCAGTGCGCGTTGTGCTGTATGGCTGGGACCATCTGGAGCAATCGGGGAGGATGACACCACTTTGGAGGAGAATTCGGCACCTCGACGAAATCTGCTTTTCTGCTTGTGGCCAGGTTGAGCGTCTTGCCGTGATTCACATGGTTCACCGCTACATGCGCGCCTACGCTGACCCAACATCGGCCAATATCAGTACCATTCTACCACGATGGTATATGAAATC GCCGACTCAA GATATCT